A region from the uncultured Draconibacterium sp. genome encodes:
- a CDS encoding M14 family metallopeptidase translates to MVQKIYTLLLLLGIALSSFAGNNPKIEVPLRFDHYYDYEDVVKALEVLHEAYPELTKLESIGESEEGLKIYALTINNKKTGNEHDKPGVWLDGNIHGNEIQAGEVCLYYANMLLTKYGENKKITEAVDRNVHYIIPVINVDGRSHFFKDGHTPSSSRSLRVPKDDDGDGLFDEDAPDDLDGDGSICQMRIKDENGQYKADPEDPRIMVRVKPGEKGEYTLLGSEGIDNDGDGRFNEDAEGYLDPNRNWGYHWMPPYVQRGAGNFPLSGLGIKAVDEFAAKHPNIIINFSFHNTGGMWLRVPADKSTQIPAADIAAYDVVGKEALKITPGYVYMPSHELYPTYGDSDGQMFFVHGSYSFVGELFMRSQETYKEKSDKPGTAKSTENDRSERSREQLKFNDNVVQGELYKEWKSYNHPVYGEIEIGGWVKMSSRLPHPFMLPDLVHRNASVVLLAANETPEVEIDVFDTIELGNKLQRVRVRLKNKNGLSTMTAQAVKDKLYTIDHLKVTGAKVIAGGKINNYRLNQVSYKEHKPEIQFFALQGHATAEYEFIVEGKGTLKLEYVSQKAGTTSKTIQL, encoded by the coding sequence ATGGTACAAAAAATATATACGCTACTTCTTCTTTTAGGAATTGCCTTAAGCTCGTTTGCAGGGAATAACCCAAAAATTGAAGTGCCACTGCGTTTCGATCATTACTACGACTATGAAGATGTAGTGAAAGCCCTAGAGGTATTACACGAAGCCTATCCCGAACTCACCAAACTTGAATCGATTGGTGAAAGCGAGGAGGGACTAAAAATTTATGCCCTTACCATTAACAACAAAAAAACCGGTAACGAGCATGACAAACCCGGCGTTTGGCTCGATGGAAATATTCATGGCAACGAAATTCAGGCCGGAGAAGTTTGTTTGTATTATGCCAATATGCTGCTTACAAAATACGGAGAAAATAAAAAAATAACCGAAGCCGTTGATCGTAATGTTCATTACATAATTCCGGTGATTAATGTTGATGGCCGCTCGCATTTTTTTAAAGACGGGCACACGCCCAGTTCGAGCAGAAGCCTGCGAGTACCAAAAGATGACGATGGCGATGGATTATTTGATGAAGATGCTCCAGACGATTTGGATGGCGATGGCAGTATTTGCCAAATGCGTATAAAAGATGAAAATGGCCAGTATAAAGCCGATCCGGAAGATCCGCGTATTATGGTGCGTGTAAAACCCGGAGAAAAAGGGGAATATACGCTGCTTGGCTCGGAGGGAATTGATAACGACGGAGATGGACGGTTTAACGAAGACGCCGAAGGCTATCTCGATCCGAACCGAAACTGGGGCTACCACTGGATGCCACCGTATGTGCAACGTGGTGCCGGAAATTTCCCGCTTTCGGGGCTCGGCATTAAAGCTGTTGACGAATTTGCAGCAAAACACCCAAATATCATTATCAACTTTTCATTTCATAATACAGGCGGAATGTGGCTGCGTGTACCCGCCGACAAGTCAACTCAAATACCGGCAGCCGATATTGCGGCCTACGATGTAGTGGGAAAAGAAGCCCTTAAAATTACTCCGGGATATGTTTATATGCCTTCGCATGAACTGTACCCTACCTATGGCGACTCCGACGGACAAATGTTTTTTGTGCATGGCTCTTACTCTTTTGTGGGCGAATTATTTATGCGCTCGCAGGAAACCTACAAGGAAAAAAGCGATAAACCCGGTACAGCGAAGAGCACCGAAAATGATAGAAGCGAACGTAGCCGCGAACAGCTAAAGTTTAACGACAATGTGGTGCAGGGCGAATTGTATAAAGAATGGAAAAGCTACAATCATCCTGTATATGGTGAAATTGAAATTGGCGGTTGGGTAAAAATGAGCTCTCGCCTGCCCCATCCTTTTATGCTGCCCGACCTGGTACACCGCAATGCATCGGTGGTTTTACTGGCGGCTAACGAAACACCCGAGGTTGAAATTGATGTTTTTGATACAATTGAACTGGGAAATAAGCTGCAGAGGGTTCGGGTTCGTTTAAAAAACAAAAACGGATTATCAACCATGACAGCCCAGGCTGTTAAGGATAAGCTCTATACTATCGATCACCTGAAAGTTACCGGCGCAAAAGTTATTGCCGGTGGTAAAATAAATAACTATCGCCTCAACCAGGTGAGTTACAAAGAACACAAACCCGAAATTCAGTTCTTTGCCCTGCAAGGCCATGCCACAGCCGAATACGAATTTATTGTTGAAGGCAAGGGAACATTAAAACTGGAATACGTTTCGCAAAAAGCAGGAACAACCAGTAAAACAATTCAACTATAG
- a CDS encoding bifunctional 4-hydroxy-2-oxoglutarate aldolase/2-dehydro-3-deoxy-phosphogluconate aldolase — protein sequence MARFSRIEVAQTMKASGMVPVFYHQDIEVCKAVVKACYDGGVRLFEFTNRGDFATLVFAELNKWTIENCPEMIMGVGSIVDEATAAMYIALGTNFVVAPLIDEATAKVCNKRKIAWSPGCGSVTEIGKAHELGAEVVKIFPGSQVGGPSFVKAVKGPMPYASIMPTGGVSPTEDNLKQWFDAGVTCVGMGSQLFPKEVLAEKNYQYITDKCAEALAIIEKLK from the coding sequence ATGGCAAGATTTTCAAGAATAGAAGTAGCACAAACGATGAAAGCAAGCGGTATGGTACCGGTGTTTTATCATCAGGATATTGAAGTATGCAAAGCAGTGGTAAAAGCCTGTTACGATGGTGGCGTTCGGTTATTCGAATTTACCAACCGTGGCGATTTTGCTACACTTGTATTTGCAGAACTCAACAAATGGACCATCGAAAACTGCCCCGAAATGATTATGGGTGTTGGCTCGATTGTTGACGAAGCCACAGCAGCCATGTACATTGCTTTGGGAACCAACTTTGTGGTAGCTCCATTAATTGATGAGGCAACGGCAAAAGTGTGTAACAAGCGCAAAATTGCGTGGAGTCCGGGTTGTGGTTCGGTAACCGAAATAGGCAAAGCACACGAATTGGGAGCTGAGGTAGTAAAAATATTCCCGGGCTCGCAAGTGGGCGGACCAAGCTTTGTAAAAGCCGTTAAAGGCCCAATGCCTTACGCCAGTATAATGCCAACAGGAGGTGTTTCGCCAACCGAAGATAACCTGAAACAATGGTTTGATGCAGGAGTAACCTGTGTGGGCATGGGAAGCCAATTGTTTCCGAAAGAGGTTTTGGCCGAGAAAAATTACCAGTACATTACCGATAAATGTGCCGAAGCATTGGCAATAATCGAAAAATTAAAATAG
- a CDS encoding M14 family metallopeptidase, whose product MVKRLLFLCLCCAFGLTNAILHAQSDTGFDKYHSNREIQQILNNFPSATTQLHTVAESPGGKPITILEIGANLTDVPAIFVGANFEGNVPLASEGALYLAKMLLDSTKYTNKLKWYVMPQPNPDAAEAYFSALKTGSCLNSFNVNNDADELSGEDGPDDLNGDGMITQMRVKSLEGDYLVSKHDVRLLEKANSKKGERGIYKVYTEGFDNDKDGKYNEDGPGGINVGIAFPHLFPYEDKNAGSFAGQTPEVYGIMRFIYHRPEISMVYTLGTSNFCLVPPKGGRKGDANLDKIKIPSRYARRLNADATKTYTMKEAIALFEAIVPAGTEVTPSMVAGYLNLGAAVNPLDEDLMFYKKYAEDYKNYLKTNKFSTETLEPEAAKDGSFELWAYYHLGLPSFSMRLFAIPTAPADDDTETDEKEAKKAKQEAKDELNKKDKALLAYIEKELDGKGFVPWTKVEHPDFEDVEVGGYVPYLETTPKPVAIDSLLKTQLPWLLRLSQQLPTFKFENEKITAMGGGIYKIELFVANNGALAHPIAMGQRNSQPAPLVLTLDGEIDFLEGKKRTPVGAIGANQVKKYTWLIKSNKSKKLSVTLESATFTDVVKQIKIGG is encoded by the coding sequence ATGGTAAAAAGACTGCTTTTTCTGTGCCTGTGTTGTGCATTCGGCTTAACGAACGCTATACTTCACGCACAGTCTGACACCGGATTTGACAAATACCATTCGAACCGGGAAATTCAGCAAATTTTAAACAACTTTCCTTCTGCAACTACCCAATTGCATACGGTAGCAGAAAGTCCAGGAGGAAAACCAATTACGATTTTAGAAATTGGTGCTAACCTTACAGATGTACCAGCCATTTTTGTGGGTGCCAATTTTGAGGGAAATGTGCCATTGGCAAGCGAAGGAGCGCTTTACCTGGCAAAAATGTTGCTCGATTCCACCAAATACACCAACAAGCTAAAATGGTACGTTATGCCGCAGCCTAATCCTGACGCTGCAGAAGCTTATTTTTCAGCACTAAAAACAGGCAGTTGCCTTAACAGTTTTAACGTAAATAACGATGCTGATGAGCTATCAGGAGAGGATGGCCCCGATGACTTGAACGGCGATGGCATGATTACACAAATGCGGGTAAAAAGCCTTGAAGGCGATTACCTAGTTTCGAAGCACGATGTGCGATTGCTGGAGAAAGCCAATTCAAAAAAAGGAGAACGGGGAATTTACAAAGTTTATACGGAAGGCTTTGACAACGACAAAGATGGCAAATACAATGAGGATGGCCCCGGAGGTATAAATGTGGGTATTGCATTCCCACACCTTTTTCCGTACGAGGATAAAAATGCCGGTTCATTTGCCGGACAAACACCTGAGGTATACGGAATCATGCGTTTTATTTACCATCGCCCCGAGATTTCAATGGTGTATACGCTGGGCACTTCAAACTTTTGCCTGGTGCCTCCCAAAGGTGGGCGTAAAGGCGATGCCAATCTTGATAAAATAAAAATACCATCGCGCTATGCCCGCCGGTTAAATGCCGATGCCACAAAAACCTATACCATGAAAGAAGCCATTGCGCTTTTTGAGGCTATTGTGCCGGCGGGTACCGAAGTTACTCCTTCGATGGTTGCAGGATACCTTAATTTAGGTGCAGCGGTAAATCCGCTGGACGAAGACCTGATGTTTTATAAAAAATATGCCGAAGACTATAAAAACTACCTGAAAACCAACAAATTTTCAACAGAAACACTGGAACCCGAAGCGGCCAAAGATGGTTCGTTTGAATTGTGGGCCTACTACCATTTGGGCCTTCCCTCTTTTAGCATGCGCTTGTTTGCTATTCCAACCGCGCCAGCTGATGACGATACCGAAACTGACGAAAAAGAGGCCAAAAAAGCAAAACAAGAAGCAAAAGATGAGCTGAATAAAAAAGACAAGGCTTTATTGGCTTACATTGAAAAAGAACTTGATGGCAAAGGTTTCGTACCATGGACAAAAGTTGAACATCCAGACTTTGAGGATGTAGAGGTTGGTGGTTATGTTCCTTACCTGGAAACCACTCCAAAGCCTGTTGCAATCGACTCATTATTAAAAACCCAATTGCCATGGCTCTTGCGCCTTTCGCAACAACTGCCAACTTTTAAATTTGAAAATGAAAAGATTACGGCCATGGGTGGAGGCATTTATAAGATTGAATTATTTGTGGCAAACAACGGAGCACTTGCTCACCCCATTGCCATGGGACAACGCAACAGTCAACCGGCACCGCTGGTTTTAACTCTGGATGGCGAAATTGATTTTCTGGAAGGGAAGAAACGCACTCCGGTGGGTGCCATTGGTGCAAACCAAGTAAAAAAATACACCTGGCTGATAAAAAGCAATAAATCAAAAAAACTGAGTGTAACATTAGAATCGGCAACCTTTACCGATGTTGTTAAACAAATTAAAATTGGAGGATAA
- a CDS encoding sugar kinase gives MKIKSKSECTYDCISLGEVMLRLDPGEGRIRTTRQFRAWEGGGEYNVSRGLRRCFGKKTAIITALADNEVGALVEDFMLQGGLDTQFVKWVPYDGCGRTVRNGLNFTERGFGIRGAKGVSDRGNTAASQLKPGDIDWEYIFGTLGVRWMHTGGIFAALSETAAETVIEAVKVAKKYGTIVSYDLNYRPSLWKAIGGEAKAQEVNREIAKYVDVMIGNEEDFTACLGLEVAGNEENLKELDLSGYKSMIKTALKEFPNFQVIATTLRTVKTATVNSWGAICYSEGVIHEAEHREDLEIMDRVGGGDSFASGLIYGFLEFNDGAKAVEYGAAHGALAMTTPGDTTMATLSEVEKIIGGGSARVDR, from the coding sequence ATGAAAATCAAATCAAAATCAGAATGCACTTACGATTGCATCTCGTTGGGTGAAGTAATGTTAAGGCTCGACCCGGGCGAGGGCCGTATAAGAACAACCCGACAGTTTCGTGCCTGGGAAGGCGGTGGCGAATACAATGTATCGCGTGGACTGAGAAGGTGTTTTGGCAAGAAAACAGCAATTATTACAGCGCTGGCCGATAACGAAGTTGGTGCTTTGGTTGAAGACTTTATGCTGCAAGGCGGCCTTGATACTCAGTTTGTAAAATGGGTGCCTTACGATGGTTGTGGGCGAACAGTTCGCAACGGGCTGAATTTTACCGAACGTGGTTTTGGTATCCGTGGTGCCAAAGGTGTTTCCGACCGTGGCAATACAGCTGCGTCACAGCTAAAACCGGGCGATATTGACTGGGAATACATTTTCGGAACACTTGGTGTACGCTGGATGCACACGGGTGGTATTTTCGCAGCACTTTCTGAAACAGCAGCCGAAACCGTAATTGAAGCGGTAAAAGTGGCTAAAAAATACGGTACCATCGTATCGTACGATTTAAACTACCGCCCATCGTTATGGAAAGCTATTGGTGGCGAGGCAAAAGCACAGGAAGTAAACCGCGAGATTGCTAAGTACGTAGATGTAATGATTGGCAACGAAGAAGATTTTACGGCATGTTTGGGCTTGGAAGTTGCCGGTAACGAAGAGAACCTTAAAGAACTGGATTTGTCGGGCTACAAAAGCATGATAAAAACGGCCTTGAAAGAATTTCCGAATTTCCAGGTAATTGCCACAACGCTGCGTACGGTAAAAACAGCAACGGTAAACTCGTGGGGAGCCATTTGTTATTCCGAAGGCGTAATTCACGAAGCTGAGCACCGCGAAGATTTGGAGATTATGGACCGCGTAGGTGGCGGCGACAGTTTTGCATCGGGCTTAATTTACGGTTTTCTTGAATTTAACGACGGAGCAAAAGCAGTAGAATACGGTGCCGCACACGGAGCTTTGGCCATGACAACGCCGGGCGATACTACCATGGCAACACTCTCGGAAGTGGAAAAAATTATTGGCGGTGGAAGCGCACGGGTAGACAGATAA
- a CDS encoding magnesium-dependent phosphatase-1, which translates to MRLFVFDLDFTIWDAGGTWCDATNPPYFWENSALLDQSGSEMQLYPEVIGIFDELQKNDKKIAAASRTFEPGWAQDLLHLFDINKYFDLKEIYPGTKVAHFKKIQNHFKLPYTEMVFFDDEYRNIYEVAKLGVKTVLVENGLRKAQVLPYLK; encoded by the coding sequence ATGAGATTGTTTGTTTTTGACCTCGATTTTACGATTTGGGATGCAGGTGGAACCTGGTGCGACGCAACAAACCCTCCATATTTTTGGGAAAATAGTGCCCTGCTCGACCAATCAGGCAGCGAGATGCAGCTTTATCCCGAAGTAATTGGTATTTTTGATGAATTGCAAAAGAACGACAAGAAAATAGCTGCAGCATCAAGAACTTTCGAACCAGGCTGGGCCCAAGACCTCCTTCATCTTTTTGATATTAATAAATATTTCGACTTAAAAGAAATTTACCCGGGCACTAAGGTTGCTCACTTCAAAAAGATTCAAAATCATTTTAAGCTTCCTTATACCGAAATGGTATTTTTTGACGATGAATACCGCAACATCTATGAGGTTGCAAAATTAGGTGTTAAAACTGTTTTGGTGGAAAACGGATTACGAAAAGCGCAGGTTTTGCCCTATTTGAAATAG
- the uxaC gene encoding glucuronate isomerase, producing the protein MKQFMDKDFLLQSNVAKELYHEHAAKMPIFDYHCHINPKEIAEDKQYNNLTEIWLYGDHYKWRGMRTNGVDERYCTGDASDWEKFEKWAETVPHTLRNPLFHWTHLELKKFFGIDKVLSPATAKEIWEECNAKLQTPEYSCRGIIKMANVHTICTTDDPVDSLEYHRAIKADGFETAVLPAWRPDKAMAVENAASYNDYLKQLEEAANMNIGSFADLMDALDNRHEFFHQNGCRLSDHGLETVLAEDYTEAEIEKIFAKVRSGNELSKEEILKFQSCMLYEFGIMDHSRGWTQQFHLGALRNNNTRLFNKLGPDTGFDSIGDFEVARPLSKLLNRLDLEDKLSKTILYNLNPRDNELIATMIGNYQDGSVPGKMQFGSGWWFLDQKDGMEKQMQALSNLGLLSRFVGMLTDSRSFLSYTRHEYFRRTLCNLLGNDVENGEIPYNKELLGNMVENISFNNAKAYFNF; encoded by the coding sequence ATGAAACAATTTATGGATAAAGATTTCCTGTTGCAAAGCAATGTTGCGAAGGAATTGTACCACGAACATGCGGCTAAAATGCCCATTTTTGATTATCACTGTCATATTAATCCAAAAGAAATTGCAGAAGACAAGCAATACAATAATTTGACTGAAATATGGTTGTATGGCGACCATTATAAGTGGCGCGGTATGCGAACCAATGGCGTTGATGAACGGTATTGTACAGGTGATGCCAGCGACTGGGAAAAATTTGAGAAATGGGCGGAGACTGTGCCACATACCCTACGCAATCCTTTATTTCACTGGACACACCTGGAACTGAAAAAGTTCTTTGGAATAGATAAAGTACTAAGTCCGGCAACGGCCAAAGAAATTTGGGAAGAATGTAATGCCAAATTACAAACACCAGAATATTCTTGTCGGGGAATTATTAAAATGGCAAATGTACATACCATTTGTACCACTGATGATCCGGTTGATTCTTTGGAATACCACCGTGCCATTAAAGCCGATGGTTTTGAAACTGCAGTTTTACCAGCATGGCGCCCTGATAAAGCCATGGCTGTTGAAAATGCAGCAAGTTATAACGATTACCTGAAACAGTTGGAAGAAGCTGCTAATATGAATATTGGTAGCTTCGCCGACCTGATGGATGCTCTGGATAATCGTCATGAATTCTTCCATCAGAATGGCTGCCGTTTAAGCGACCATGGTCTTGAAACCGTATTGGCAGAAGACTATACAGAAGCTGAAATTGAAAAAATATTTGCTAAAGTGCGGTCGGGCAACGAGTTATCAAAAGAAGAAATTTTGAAATTCCAGTCGTGTATGTTATACGAATTTGGGATTATGGATCATTCCCGTGGCTGGACTCAACAGTTCCATCTGGGAGCCTTAAGAAACAACAACACTCGTTTGTTTAACAAACTTGGCCCCGATACCGGATTTGATTCAATTGGTGATTTTGAAGTTGCACGTCCACTTTCGAAACTATTGAATCGCCTTGACTTGGAAGATAAACTGTCAAAAACAATTCTATACAACCTTAATCCGCGCGATAACGAACTAATTGCAACAATGATAGGGAACTATCAGGATGGTTCTGTGCCTGGAAAAATGCAGTTCGGATCCGGATGGTGGTTTCTCGATCAGAAAGACGGAATGGAAAAACAAATGCAGGCCTTGTCGAACCTTGGTTTGCTGAGTCGTTTTGTAGGAATGTTAACCGATTCGCGCAGCTTTTTATCGTACACCCGCCACGAGTATTTCCGCAGAACCCTATGTAACTTGCTGGGTAATGATGTTGAGAACGGCGAAATTCCATACAACAAGGAATTGTTGGGCAACATGGTTGAGAATATTAGTTTTAATAATGCCAAGGCTTATTTTAATTTTTAG
- a CDS encoding tagaturonate epimerase family protein, whose translation MEFGKYSFGVGDRFNHEGEAQLRALIRANQKGIAVTPVWNKSNREHDIVHSEPSGTRVEADEATKALGWDKPYFVDADHINLGNVDRFIAHSDFFTLDVAMYIGNESSADDVDAFKASCAALGAKVTIPGIDEAIEISEQLLEEVATKYLAAIKEAGKIYRHIEAAKGKGNFVTEVSMDEVEAPQTPVELFFILKMIADENIPAQTIAPKFTGRFNKGVDYVGDATQFAKEFEQDVLVIDYAVKAFGLPSDLKLSVHSGSDKFTIYPIMAEIIKKYDKGLHVKTAGTTWLEEVIGLAISGDEGLVVAKEIYTKALQRKEELCGPYADVIDIDDAQLPSAEEVASWSGEKFGNTLRHIPGHADYNANFRQLIHVGYKVAAEMGENYTGLLKKHADVVGGCVEENIYDRHLKRLFDL comes from the coding sequence ATGGAATTCGGAAAATACAGTTTTGGAGTGGGCGACCGCTTCAATCATGAAGGAGAAGCACAACTTCGTGCATTAATTAGAGCTAATCAAAAAGGAATTGCGGTTACCCCGGTATGGAATAAATCAAACCGCGAACACGACATTGTTCATTCAGAACCGTCTGGAACTCGTGTTGAAGCAGATGAAGCAACAAAAGCTTTGGGCTGGGATAAGCCCTATTTTGTTGATGCCGATCATATTAACCTTGGTAATGTAGACCGATTTATTGCTCATTCCGACTTTTTTACACTTGATGTAGCCATGTATATTGGCAACGAGTCTTCTGCTGATGATGTAGATGCTTTCAAGGCATCATGCGCTGCATTGGGGGCCAAAGTTACTATTCCGGGAATTGATGAAGCCATTGAGATTTCGGAACAACTATTGGAGGAAGTGGCCACAAAATACCTTGCAGCGATTAAAGAAGCCGGAAAAATATATCGCCACATTGAAGCAGCTAAAGGCAAAGGAAACTTTGTTACTGAAGTATCGATGGATGAGGTAGAAGCACCGCAAACACCGGTTGAACTATTTTTTATTTTGAAAATGATTGCCGACGAAAATATTCCAGCTCAGACAATTGCGCCAAAATTTACAGGGCGATTTAACAAAGGTGTTGACTATGTAGGTGACGCCACTCAGTTTGCCAAAGAATTTGAACAGGACGTGTTGGTAATTGATTATGCGGTTAAAGCCTTTGGTTTACCCTCTGATTTAAAACTAAGTGTACATTCAGGTTCGGATAAGTTTACCATTTACCCCATAATGGCCGAAATAATAAAGAAATACGACAAAGGATTACATGTAAAAACTGCCGGTACAACGTGGCTGGAAGAGGTAATTGGCCTGGCAATTTCGGGCGATGAAGGTTTAGTGGTAGCCAAAGAGATTTATACCAAAGCACTGCAACGAAAAGAAGAACTTTGTGGGCCTTATGCCGATGTAATTGATATAGACGATGCACAACTGCCTTCGGCTGAAGAGGTTGCTTCATGGTCGGGAGAGAAGTTTGGTAACACATTGCGCCACATCCCGGGGCATGCCGATTACAATGCAAATTTCCGTCAACTCATACATGTAGGATATAAAGTTGCAGCCGAAATGGGTGAAAATTATACCGGTCTCTTAAAAAAACACGCCGATGTAGTTGGTGGCTGTGTTGAAGAGAATATTTACGACAGACATTTAAAACGTTTATTTGATTTATAA
- a CDS encoding MFS transporter, translating into MTEIKKPQGNHRYKILAMLVYATTINYFDRSIIGVMAPTLENLFNWTNTDYANIMIAFKVAYALGMLTMGGIIDKLGTKKGYMLAIGIWSIFGMLHALVVQEINVFNITVTSVGLFAIARFGLGFGESGHFPAAQKTVAEWFPKKERAFATGLFNAATSVGAIAAPFVVGWIVTEVTEPGWVKGTGWQIPFLITGALSTVWVILWLKVYRKPEDSKKLSKEEFDYIHSDSEPESEEKIAWARVLPKRQTWAFATAKITDAVWWFYLFWGAKYLNATFGISLKDIGIPFLIMYLLADGGSIGGGWISGYFMSKGWTLNKARKMTLLICAIIVLPVCYVAFTQNQWVAIVLIGIAAAGHQAWSANIFTLVSDVFPKKAVASVTGIGGMVGAVAGIVSDKALGEILDSAGSTGYFWAFLIAGSCYLLILGIVHLMMPKMTPLDENLNLVKS; encoded by the coding sequence ATGACTGAAATTAAAAAACCGCAAGGGAATCACAGGTACAAAATATTGGCCATGTTGGTTTATGCCACCACGATTAACTACTTTGACAGAAGTATTATCGGTGTAATGGCACCTACCCTGGAAAATCTATTCAATTGGACGAACACGGATTACGCAAACATCATGATTGCCTTTAAAGTTGCATATGCTCTTGGTATGCTTACAATGGGAGGTATAATAGATAAGCTCGGGACTAAAAAAGGATACATGCTTGCCATTGGTATCTGGAGTATTTTTGGAATGCTACATGCATTGGTAGTTCAGGAGATTAATGTGTTTAATATAACAGTAACCAGTGTTGGTTTATTCGCAATAGCCCGATTTGGTTTAGGTTTTGGAGAATCAGGACACTTCCCGGCAGCACAAAAAACAGTAGCAGAATGGTTTCCGAAAAAAGAAAGGGCATTCGCTACAGGCTTGTTTAACGCTGCAACTAGCGTTGGTGCAATAGCGGCTCCTTTTGTGGTTGGATGGATTGTTACAGAAGTTACCGAACCTGGATGGGTAAAAGGAACAGGTTGGCAAATTCCATTCTTAATTACGGGTGCTTTAAGTACGGTTTGGGTTATATTATGGCTTAAAGTATATCGAAAACCTGAAGATTCGAAGAAATTATCAAAAGAAGAATTTGACTATATACATAGCGATTCTGAACCAGAGTCGGAAGAAAAAATTGCCTGGGCAAGAGTGTTACCGAAACGTCAGACTTGGGCATTTGCAACGGCAAAAATTACAGACGCGGTATGGTGGTTCTATCTCTTTTGGGGAGCCAAGTACTTAAATGCAACCTTTGGAATAAGTCTTAAGGATATTGGAATTCCGTTCTTAATTATGTACTTGCTTGCCGACGGTGGAAGTATTGGTGGCGGATGGATTTCCGGATATTTTATGAGCAAAGGCTGGACGCTTAACAAAGCGCGTAAGATGACACTGTTAATATGTGCAATTATTGTTCTTCCTGTATGTTATGTGGCATTTACCCAAAATCAGTGGGTAGCCATTGTTCTTATTGGTATTGCTGCTGCGGGGCACCAAGCCTGGTCTGCAAATATCTTTACATTGGTATCGGATGTGTTCCCTAAAAAAGCTGTTGCTTCAGTAACAGGTATTGGTGGAATGGTTGGCGCTGTAGCGGGTATCGTTAGTGATAAAGCTTTAGGTGAAATCCTTGACTCTGCAGGAAGTACAGGTTACTTTTGGGCTTTCTTAATTGCAGGGTCGTGTTACTTACTTATACTGGGTATTGTACATTTAATGATGCCTAAAATGACTCCGTTAGATGAAAACTTGAATTTAGTAAAATCTTAG